TTATCAATGATATACAAATAAATTTTGTTGGTAGAATTGATCAATAGTGACATTTAATGTATCAATTGATGCAACAATAGTTTTTTTTAATTCCCTAACCCTCCTAATTTCGACATCAGAATTCTAATCAATATCAACAACCGGCCGGGATAAATTTTAAAACCATTATTAAAAAAATGAAAAAGTATATCTCACTTTTAAGTCTAACAGCTATGCAGTCTTGTGAAAGAACCGAATCTGTTTCTGACATGACAGAACAGAAACAACAAAGTATTGAAATTCCAAACAATAAAGAATCTTCAAAGAATGCAGATGGATCTTCAGAAACAAATGGCTCTAATAATTTTGAGACCGGTGATGATGATGAACCAAAAAAAGATAAGCAGCACTGGAGGATAGTGAAAGATACGATCTGATAAATACGACTTCTGCTAAACTGAAACAGTTTCAAAAAATGGAAAATCAGAAAGTGATCTTAAGTACCGGAAAGAAGTGTACCGAAAGTGGAAAATGGGAGATTGAAGGAAGAATAAGCACTGCAGTTTACGTTTCAAAAGGCGAAGTAATGCCCGCCTACTGTGGAAAAAATGTCAAATGGATTTTAGTCAGAAAAGGATAAAAAAGAAAACTATGAAAACCTTCAGAACAAGATTTATAGAATTTGTCAGCTATTTTTTCATATTGCTCTTCTGCTATGCAAGTATCAGTAAAATGATGGATTTTGAAAATTTTCAGATTCAGATTGCACAATCTCCCCTATTGAGTGCATTTTCAAATGTCATGTCTTACGGAGTTCTAGTCATTGAACTTGCAATATGTATTTTATTGATCTTTGAGAGATCCAGAAAAATCGGATTATACAGTTCTTTTGTTCTGATGGTTTCATTCACTGTATATATCTACATGATACTGAACTATAGCGAGTTTATTCCTTGCTCTTGTGGTGGAATCTTAGAAAAAATGGATTGGAAAACCCATCTGATCTTTAATATTGCCACTGTTATCATAGCTGCTTTTGCAGTTATTTTATATTCAGATTCTAAACGACAGGAGATTTTTAAATCTGTGAGTCTGCTGCTCGTCTTATCAATAGTAAGTTGTTCAGCAATTATTCTGATGTACAGACAATCAGAATTTATGATCAAAAAGGAAAATAATTTTACACGAAGGTTTTTACAGCATCCGATAACAGAAGAAAAACGGTCCAATCTTCAGATCAACTCCTATTACTTTGCGGGCATTTCAAAAGATTCAGTATATCTGGGGAACTATACCGCTCCATTTCTACTGACATCAACTGATTTGAATTTTAAAGCAACGAAAGAAAACAGGGTATTACCGGATCGTTACAACTTTGATTTTAAAAGAGTACAGCTGAAAGTGAATGCCCAGAATTATTATCTGTATGACGGAAGTGTTCCTGTAATCTATCAGGGAATCTTGGGAAATCATCAAGCAAAGACCTTGAGCTTAGGACAGGCGTACTTTAGCCAATTGGTGAATATCAGTAAAGATGCCTTTGCAATCAGCACTTATTTCAAAGATTCAGAAAAGCAGACTTTAGGATTGTTGAATCCTTTGCAGAAAAATCCTCTGAATCTGAAATCGGGAATTCTTGGAAAAACCAATGACGGAATCTTTGATACTGATGGACAACTACATTTTGACCCGCTCACTCAGATTGCTGTTTATGTACACTATTACAAAAACCAGCTCTTGATAATGGATGACCATCTTACCGTCAAAGCGAAGTATAAAACCATTGATACGATAAGCATTCCGCAGATTAAGGTTTCTGAACTTTCGGACGGAAAAAAGAAGATGAGCAAACCCCCATTGAAAGTCAATAAAAAAGCATTTGTATATGCAGGTCTGCTATTCATAGAATCAAATCTCATCGGAAAATTTGAAGACAGGGACCGATGGAAAAATTCTTTTATTATTGATGTTTATTCAACTGTAAAACAAGGATATATCGGAAGTTTTTATCTACCAAATCCCAAAAAGGAAAAAAAGGTACAGTTTCATATTACAGATCAGCATCTTTATGTATTAACAGGAAATGAAATCATTAAATATCGTTTTGCGCAGAACATCACTCAACATTTCATTGCAGGGGAAGCCGAAAACCTGAACCAAGAGTAGGCACCAAATTTAATTTTACATCATGAAAAAAATGAGAAAAATCGCATTGCCCTTAGCAGTTTTGCTTTTAGGCGCAGGGAGTGCGTACGCTACAAGCGTTGTGAAAAAAAACAGTTTAGTGGAAAACGGTTATCGTTTTGATCCGTTAGCACCTGTTGAAAAATGTATTATGACGGAAAAGTCATGTCAGGCTGATATTTTAGGTGAAGTATGTACCTGGTCAGACGGAGTCAACACTCATAATCTATTCCAAAATGCAGGCGGAACCTCGTGCGGGAATCCACTGTATGAAATTCCTAACTAATTAAAAAGGTGAAGGGTGCTACAACGCACCCTTCATTTGTTTATCAATCCATTCAACACCATTCTTACCTTTCAGAAAATAATCCAGCCATTCAAGCATTCTTACAGATAAATCTTTTTGTGCAATTTGTTGAAGAAGCGAATGACCTTCTTCCTGATAGAACAATGCTATCACAGGTTTGCGGTATTTTCTTAGAGCAACAAATAATGAGCGGGTTTCCTCACGGTCTACATTACTATCTTTTTCGCCTGTCCAAAGTAATATGGGTGCTTTAACCTCCGAAGCAAAATACAACGGATTGTTATCCATGTATTTTTGTTTATTTTCTACAAAGCTGCCACCCATACGCATTTGACCATATTCATACCGCCAATAGTCAGGACTTCCAAAATCGTAATTGAAAGAAAAAGGAGTATGAACAATGTCCGACACCGATGCTCCCGAAATAAATGTAGCAAAACGATCTGAGTGCGTTGCGATAAAGTTGGTCTGATATCCCCCGAAAGACTGTCCTGTCAATGCAATTCGCCTCGCATCTACTTGTTCTATTTTTACCAATTCATCCAGAACATTATGAATAGACTCAAGTGCTGAAAGACCTGATCCTTTATCTGCGTATGTAATATCCGGAATGAGCACCATATAGCCTGATTCCAATAGCAACCTTGCATTAAAGCCTCTCCCGTTTTTTAATGTCGGAAGCAAAAAGGCTGATGTACCTTTCTGCTGTTTTTCGTAAATATTAAGTACGACAGGATATTTTTTACCCGGATCATAATCATGTGGTAAAAATAAAGTTGCAGTTAAAGATTCTTCTGTTGCTCCTTTGTAAAACAGCTGAATTTTTCTTATTTTTTCTGCAGTTTTGTCATGAGCATTGGAAGTGAATACGATATGATCTTTCTTTCGTTTTTGTTTAAATACAATGGATGGCGCTTCATTGTAATTTTCTTTCGTCCACACAAAATTTGAATGATTATCTGTATAGGTGAAATTTCGTATTTTATCTGTAGTTTCAGCTATAATTTTTTTTATTGTACGATGATCCCACTCTACATATGATTTCAACAAATCACCTTTTGAAATGCGAAATAAATAATTATTGTCAGGCACTGAAATAATTTCTCTAGGAAGCCCTTCCGTAATCTTTTGGTGTTGACTGTTGATAATTTCAACATTGTCACCATCTAAAGTTACTTTCCTCTCCAGTTTGCCGTTCAAAATATTTTGTTGCCATACATTATTACCTTTTACCCAGGTAATAAGCTCAGTTCCTTTAAAGTATGGCGAAGCTTCAGGATCTGATATTTGTTTTTTAGTTTTCAGGGTAAATGTGTTTACAAGATTCCAGCCATTATTATCAGCCGTAAGAACCCATTTTCTATCAGGTGAAACATACAGTCTTTCATCAATCACGCAAAGAAAACGATGTTCATTTGATCTTGAATTCCATACAAACAAGGAATCTCTTTTGGGCATGAAAAAATCATCTTTCTTATCTACAAATGATTGGTCTTTCTTTATCTTCAAAAAATTACCGGAATTTCCAATCGCTATTTCTGTATGAAACATCGAATCCATCGGAATTACTTTACCTGTTTGGGGATACCACAAAAAATTTTCTTCAACCTGCATATCTTTAATATGATGAGTGAGATCTTTTTCAACGCCGTACCAAAACTCTAAAAGTTTTTTTTCTTTCGGAATCTTTCTGATTAGCTTGATAAATAATGCATCAGGATCTGATGAATAGTCAAGATTTACGTAATGGTAATTTTTACTCCGCATCAAATCAAGGTTTCGAGGAATCTGTAAACCATCAACACAATGCTTCAATGTATATTCATGCTTGTCTTTACCAAAGACGGTATATCCTCCTTCCGTAGCAGTGCCTTTCCATACTTTCAAGACTTCATCGAACGCGCGGGCTATGATCTTTTTATTTTTTGTATCAACCCTCAAAACGTCAGTCTCATTTTGATCATTTTTCTGAAAAACAATGAGTTCTTCATCAACAGTGCTATATCTAATAACATTTTCTAACTCATGAATCTTTCTGCCGTTTTTACCGTAAACTTCCAGTCTGTTATTTTGATGCTCATCATAATGAATCAAAAATAAAGATTGCGGTTTCATCTGATCAATCGTCTTTACATGATCTTTTGTTTCAATAGTTTGATCTATTAGATTAATTAGTTCTAATTGCTCACCACTCAAAAAAGCGAATTTTTCACTACCCATAAAAAATGAAGTCCTGATTGATTTTCGTTCAAACTTTTGAGTCTTATCATGTACATTTTGTAAAATGTACATCGGCGATTTACTTTCATATTTCATCAGCCAGCTTACCCATTTTCCGTCATCAGACATTTTCAGAAAATCAGGAACTTCAGCTTTTTCTGCCAATGCTTCCAATTTTTTCAAATCATGTTGCCCGTTGAGTGGTAGTGGTAACAATAGAAAAGTAAACACAATGAGGAGCAACAATATTTTTTGAATCGTATTTACTGTCTTATTACTTTCAAGTATGTTTTCCCTGTTCTTCATCATATTTTTCCAATTTCTATTCATCATCAATATCCTGTATTTTGGGGATTAAGGTTTGGATTAAGCAGCAGTTCTTTCTGGGGTATCGGCCATTGAGCATGGTAGCTTTTCCAATTGGTTTTTACAGGAATCAACTGATCAAGCAATCCCCATCTTTTCAAATCAAAAAAACGGATGCCGTGTTCCACAAAAAACTCCCTGCGTTTTTCTTCTCTCAATTCTGCGGTTGCTGCTGAAACCGTCAGTGAAGTGCTCAATGCTGGTAATCCTGCCCGTTGGCAGGAACGGTTGATATACGGAACGGCTTCTACTGCTTTATTTTGCTCGATCAGGCTTTCCGCCATCATGAAATTGACTTCGTCCAGACGATAGATTATTGAATATTCATTGGGATTATTGACCGCAAGGTTTTTATATTTTGAAGAGCGGTAATTGAGCTGTTGGTTAAAAGGTACTGCCGTGATATAATGCTGTCTCCGCAAATCTCCCGAAGAAAATGTATTGATGAGATTCAGATTGAGAACAAACGATAAAGGTGCGCCTGTAAAGTTATACAGTGATGCCTCTTTGGTCGCATCATTCGTGTTTTTTGGCTTCAATTGCCAAATGATATGGGTTCCATTTTTTTGAAATACTTTTGAAGGGTCGGTTTGAAATGTATATTGAGATGATTGCAATACCGTACTGCAAAGCACTTCTGCTTCCGCCCATTTCTTCAGTAGCATTTTCATCTTTGCCAATGCCATATATCCTGCAAATTTGTTGGGATAGATTCTTTCTGCATTTCTGTAAGC
This Chryseobacterium sp. G0162 DNA region includes the following protein-coding sequences:
- a CDS encoding MauE/DoxX family redox-associated membrane protein produces the protein MKTFRTRFIEFVSYFFILLFCYASISKMMDFENFQIQIAQSPLLSAFSNVMSYGVLVIELAICILLIFERSRKIGLYSSFVLMVSFTVYIYMILNYSEFIPCSCGGILEKMDWKTHLIFNIATVIIAAFAVILYSDSKRQEIFKSVSLLLVLSIVSCSAIILMYRQSEFMIKKENNFTRRFLQHPITEEKRSNLQINSYYFAGISKDSVYLGNYTAPFLLTSTDLNFKATKENRVLPDRYNFDFKRVQLKVNAQNYYLYDGSVPVIYQGILGNHQAKTLSLGQAYFSQLVNISKDAFAISTYFKDSEKQTLGLLNPLQKNPLNLKSGILGKTNDGIFDTDGQLHFDPLTQIAVYVHYYKNQLLIMDDHLTVKAKYKTIDTISIPQIKVSELSDGKKKMSKPPLKVNKKAFVYAGLLFIESNLIGKFEDRDRWKNSFIIDVYSTVKQGYIGSFYLPNPKKEKKVQFHITDQHLYVLTGNEIIKYRFAQNITQHFIAGEAENLNQE
- a CDS encoding DUF6520 family protein — its product is MKKMRKIALPLAVLLLGAGSAYATSVVKKNSLVENGYRFDPLAPVEKCIMTEKSCQADILGEVCTWSDGVNTHNLFQNAGGTSCGNPLYEIPN
- a CDS encoding alpha/beta hydrolase family protein, encoding MMNRNWKNMMKNRENILESNKTVNTIQKILLLLIVFTFLLLPLPLNGQHDLKKLEALAEKAEVPDFLKMSDDGKWVSWLMKYESKSPMYILQNVHDKTQKFERKSIRTSFFMGSEKFAFLSGEQLELINLIDQTIETKDHVKTIDQMKPQSLFLIHYDEHQNNRLEVYGKNGRKIHELENVIRYSTVDEELIVFQKNDQNETDVLRVDTKNKKIIARAFDEVLKVWKGTATEGGYTVFGKDKHEYTLKHCVDGLQIPRNLDLMRSKNYHYVNLDYSSDPDALFIKLIRKIPKEKKLLEFWYGVEKDLTHHIKDMQVEENFLWYPQTGKVIPMDSMFHTEIAIGNSGNFLKIKKDQSFVDKKDDFFMPKRDSLFVWNSRSNEHRFLCVIDERLYVSPDRKWVLTADNNGWNLVNTFTLKTKKQISDPEASPYFKGTELITWVKGNNVWQQNILNGKLERKVTLDGDNVEIINSQHQKITEGLPREIISVPDNNYLFRISKGDLLKSYVEWDHRTIKKIIAETTDKIRNFTYTDNHSNFVWTKENYNEAPSIVFKQKRKKDHIVFTSNAHDKTAEKIRKIQLFYKGATEESLTATLFLPHDYDPGKKYPVVLNIYEKQQKGTSAFLLPTLKNGRGFNARLLLESGYMVLIPDITYADKGSGLSALESIHNVLDELVKIEQVDARRIALTGQSFGGYQTNFIATHSDRFATFISGASVSDIVHTPFSFNYDFGSPDYWRYEYGQMRMGGSFVENKQKYMDNNPLYFASEVKAPILLWTGEKDSNVDREETRSLFVALRKYRKPVIALFYQEEGHSLLQQIAQKDLSVRMLEWLDYFLKGKNGVEWIDKQMKGAL
- a CDS encoding RagB/SusD family nutrient uptake outer membrane protein, whose protein sequence is MKTRIEHIIVAAILSAVLTTTISCEKFVETDFPNNQLPTEVVFEDEQTAEAALAGLYAGLWTNSLISGGIDGMGALMGTYADDLTCVYTSGSNGILDIANNQQVATNTVVTTAWTNAYGQIYAANSIIEGVTNSKSLSQASKDRIKGEALFVRSIIYFNLYQIFGEIAYTETTNYVINSQLGRMNKDQLLIKLETDLSEAVNLLPSAYRNAERIYPNKFAGYMALAKMKMLLKKWAEAEVLCSTVLQSSQYTFQTDPSKVFQKNGTHIIWQLKPKNTNDATKEASLYNFTGAPLSFVLNLNLINTFSSGDLRRQHYITAVPFNQQLNYRSSKYKNLAVNNPNEYSIIYRLDEVNFMMAESLIEQNKAVEAVPYINRSCQRAGLPALSTSLTVSAATAELREEKRREFFVEHGIRFFDLKRWGLLDQLIPVKTNWKSYHAQWPIPQKELLLNPNLNPQNTGY